A stretch of Channa argus isolate prfri chromosome 16, Channa argus male v1.0, whole genome shotgun sequence DNA encodes these proteins:
- the ankrd9 gene encoding ankyrin repeat domain-containing protein 9: MPWLLSSNLSLSSSTQRECERTVFSFYCAVRERLPVWLLEDMRSMEVFCWEDRGPRPFLPSEALLYALVHDHQDYAQYLLDRYSASALRAQRCSFCSRHSCGAPHLNVAVRYDRVSILAMMVETLKDTQGERREYLDSCSGCSHVADAGKTAVQLAVELSRTDCLLLLLVHGATPTGLDAAMEILVSCEASQRRRAQRCLDFLLLFLPKPPPLHHLREEPQRWQSLLGNEVFNWLCGLAPPPLLLQALRCMAQSGPDQIGTLPDFLQLHS; this comes from the coding sequence ATGCCGTGGCTGCTGTCCTCTAACctgtccctctcctcctctactCAGCGGGAGTGTGAACGGACGGTGTTCTCCTTCTACTGCGCGGTAAGGGAGCGGCTGCCGGTCTGGCTGCTGGAGGACATGCGCAGCATGGAGGTCTTCTGCTGGGAGGACAGAGGTCCACGACCCTTTTTGCCATCCGAGGCCCTGCTGTACGCACTCGTGCACGACCACCAGGACTATGCGCAGTACCTGCTGGACAGGTACTCAGCGAGTGCGCTCAGAGCGCAACGCTGCAGCTTCTGCTCCCGTCACAGCTGCGGAGCACCGCACCTGAACGTGGCTGTGCGCTACGACCGCGTATCGATCCTGGCCATGATGGTGGAGACTCTGAAGGACACACAAGGCGAGCGGCGGGAATACCTGGACAGCTGCAGTGGATGCTCGCATGTGGCTGATGCAGGGAAAACGGCAGTGCAGCTGGCGGTGGAGCTGTCGCGAACAgactgtctgctgctgctgctggttcacGGCGCCACGCCCACGGGCCTGGACGCAGCAATGGAGATTCTCGTCTCCTGCGAAGCGTCGCAGAGACGCCGCGCACAGCGTTGCCTGGACTTTCTCTTGCTGTTTTTACCCAAACCGCCGCCACTGCACCACTTGCGGGAGGAGCCGCAGCGCTGGCAAAGCCTGCTGGGAAATGAAGTCTTCAACTGGCTGTGCGGTCTAGCGCCGCCCCCTCTCCTGCTGCAGGCTCTCAGGTGTATGGCCCAGTCTGGACCGGATCAGATCGGCACCCTGCCTGactttctgcagctgcacagctaG